Proteins from a single region of Numenius arquata chromosome Z, bNumArq3.hap1.1, whole genome shotgun sequence:
- the FOXB2 gene encoding forkhead box protein B2 isoform X1, whose amino-acid sequence MPRPGKSSYSDQKPPYSYISLTAMAIQHSAEKMLPLSDIYKFIMERFPYYREHTQRWQNSLRHNLSFNDCFIKIPRRPDQPGKGSFWALHPDCGDMFENGSFLRRRKRFKVLRPEHHLPGGGGPGGGAGGGGPGKPPAPGPHMVHYFHPHPPPPPPPPPPGKVPGLAGSEAAVAAAAAAAAVGRLPQFSPYGSSQPSGFKHPFAIENIIGRDYKGVLQAGGLPLASVMHHLGYPVPSQLSSVVSSMWPHVGVMDSVAGVPVSPDYGPFGMPVKALCHPPAQTMPAVPVPIKPAPAMPAASAIPALTVAASQICPAASPAAASLLEQTGSNAGPEGKGSLHSVLVHS is encoded by the coding sequence ATGCCCAGGCCGGGGAAGAGTTCCTACAGCGACCAGAAGCCGCCCTACTCCTACATCTCCCTGACGGCCATGGCCATCCAGCACTCGGCCGAAAAGATGCTGCCCCTGAGCGACATCTACAAGTTCATCATGGAGCGTTTCCCTTACTACCGGGAGCACACGCAGCGCTGGCAGAACTCCCTCCGCCACAATCTCTCCTTCAACGACTGCTTCATCAAGATCCCGCGCCGCCCCGACCAGCCGGGCAAGGGCAGCTTCTGGGCACTGCATCCGGACTGCGGGGACATGTTTGAAAACGGCAGCTTCCTCCGCCGCCGCAAGCGCTTCAAGGTCCTGCGCCCCGAGCATCacctgcccggcggcggcgggccgggcggcggggcgggcggcggcggccccggcaaGCCCCCGGCGCCCGGCCCGCACATGGTGCACTACTTCCATCCCcacccgccaccgccgccgccgccgcctcccccgggcaAGGTGCCGGGTCTGGCGGGCTCCGAGGCGGCCGTGGCCGCCGCCGCGGCAGCCGCTGCCGTGGGGAGGCTGCCGCAGTTCTCGCCCTACGGGAGCAGCCAGCCCTCGGGCTTCAAGCATCCCTTCGCCATCGAGAACATCATCGGCAGAGATTACAAGGGCGTGCTGCAGGCCGGCGGGCTGCCGCTGGCCTCGGTGATGCACCACCTGGGCTACCCGGTGCCCAGCCAACTCAGCAGCGTGGTGAGCTCCATGTGGCCGCACGTGGGGGTGATGGACTCCGTGGCCGGCGTGCCCGTGTCCCCCGACTACGGACCCTTCGGGATGCCCGTGAAGGCTCTCTGCCACCCGCCGGCACAGACCATGCCCGCCGTCCCGGTGCCCATCAAGCCGGCGCCGGCGATGCCCGCTGCCTCGGCCATCCCCGCTCTGACGGTCGCCGCCTCGCAGATCTGCCCCGCCGCTTCGCCGGCCGCTGCTTCGCTGCTGGAACAGACCGGGAGCAACGCGGGCCCCGAGGGGAAGGGCTCCCTCCACTCCGTCCTGGTGCACTCCTAA
- the FOXB2 gene encoding forkhead box protein B2 isoform X2 has translation MPRPGKSSYSDQKPPYSYISLTAMAIQHSAEKMLPLSDIYKFIMERFPYYREHTQRWQNSLRHNLSFNDCFIKIPRRPDQPGKGSFWALHPDCGDMFENGSFLRRRKRFKVLRPEHHLPAPPGKVPGLAGSEAAVAAAAAAAAVGRLPQFSPYGSSQPSGFKHPFAIENIIGRDYKGVLQAGGLPLASVMHHLGYPVPSQLSSVVSSMWPHVGVMDSVAGVPVSPDYGPFGMPVKALCHPPAQTMPAVPVPIKPAPAMPAASAIPALTVAASQICPAASPAAASLLEQTGSNAGPEGKGSLHSVLVHS, from the exons ATGCCCAGGCCGGGGAAGAGTTCCTACAGCGACCAGAAGCCGCCCTACTCCTACATCTCCCTGACGGCCATGGCCATCCAGCACTCGGCCGAAAAGATGCTGCCCCTGAGCGACATCTACAAGTTCATCATGGAGCGTTTCCCTTACTACCGGGAGCACACGCAGCGCTGGCAGAACTCCCTCCGCCACAATCTCTCCTTCAACGACTGCTTCATCAAGATCCCGCGCCGCCCCGACCAGCCGGGCAAGGGCAGCTTCTGGGCACTGCATCCGGACTGCGGGGACATGTTTGAAAACGGCAGCTTCCTCCGCCGCCGCAAGCGCTTCAAGGTCCTGCGCCCCGAGCATCacctgcccg ctcccccgggcaAGGTGCCGGGTCTGGCGGGCTCCGAGGCGGCCGTGGCCGCCGCCGCGGCAGCCGCTGCCGTGGGGAGGCTGCCGCAGTTCTCGCCCTACGGGAGCAGCCAGCCCTCGGGCTTCAAGCATCCCTTCGCCATCGAGAACATCATCGGCAGAGATTACAAGGGCGTGCTGCAGGCCGGCGGGCTGCCGCTGGCCTCGGTGATGCACCACCTGGGCTACCCGGTGCCCAGCCAACTCAGCAGCGTGGTGAGCTCCATGTGGCCGCACGTGGGGGTGATGGACTCCGTGGCCGGCGTGCCCGTGTCCCCCGACTACGGACCCTTCGGGATGCCCGTGAAGGCTCTCTGCCACCCGCCGGCACAGACCATGCCCGCCGTCCCGGTGCCCATCAAGCCGGCGCCGGCGATGCCCGCTGCCTCGGCCATCCCCGCTCTGACGGTCGCCGCCTCGCAGATCTGCCCCGCCGCTTCGCCGGCCGCTGCTTCGCTGCTGGAACAGACCGGGAGCAACGCGGGCCCCGAGGGGAAGGGCTCCCTCCACTCCGTCCTGGTGCACTCCTAA